The Rahnella aquatilis CIP 78.65 = ATCC 33071 genomic sequence GCCGGCTTCCGAAGGTACCGGTATTATCGCCGGTGGTGCAATGCGCGCCGTCCTGGAAGTTGCAGGGGTTCATAACGTATTGGCTAAAGCTTATGGTTCCACCAACCCGATCAACGTGGTTCGTGCAACTATCGATGCTTTGGCAAATATGAAATCCCCACAAATGGTCGCTGCCAAGCGTGGTAAATCCGTTGAAGAAATTCTGGGGTAATTAACCATGGCAAAGACTATTAAAGTTACACAAACTCGCAGTTCCATTGGCCGCCTGCCGAAGCATAAAGCTACTCTGCTGGGCCTGGGTCTGCGTCGTATTGGTCACACCGTTGAGCGCGAGGATACTCCTGCTGTACGCGGTATGATCAACCTGGTTTCCTACATGGTTAAGGTTGAGGAGTAAGAGATGCGTTTAAATACTCTGTCTCCGGCTGATGGTGCCAAACAAGCGCCAAGGCGTGTAGGTCGTGGTATTGGTTCTGGCCTGGGTAAAACCGGCGGTCGTGGTCACAAAGGTCAGAACTCACGTTCTGGTGGTGGCGTACGTCGTGGTTTTGAAGGTGGTCAGATGCCTTTATATCGTCGTTTGCCGAAATTCGGCTTCACCTCCCGCAAAGCTATGATCACGGCAGAAGTTCGTCTGTCTGAACTGGCTCTGGTGGAAGGCGACGTGATCGACCTGAACGCGCTGAAAGCCGCTAACGTAGTTGGTATCCAGATCGAGTTCGCGAAAGTAATCCTTTCTGGCGAAGTTGGTCGTGCGGTAACTCTGCGTGGTTTGCGTGTCACCAAAGGCGCTCGTGTTGCTATCGAAGCTGCTGGCGGTAAAATTGAGGAATAAGTAGCAGATGGCTAAGCAACCGGGATTAGATTTTCAAAGTGCCAAGGGTGGACTAGGCGAACTGAAGCGCAGACTTTTGTTTGTTATCGGTGCGCTGATTGTTTTCCGTATCGGCTCTTTTATTCCGATCCCTGGTATTGATGCCGCTGTACTTGCCAAATTGCTCGAGCAGCAAAGAGGTACCATCATTGAAATGTTTAACATGTTCTCTGGTGGTGCCCTTAGCCGTGCTTCAATCTTTGCTCTGGGGATCATGCCGTACATTTCTGCATCGATCATTATCCAGCTATTAACGGTGGTTCATCCAGCGTTAGCAGAAATAAAGAAAGAAGGGGAGGCTGGCCGTCGTAAGATTAGCCAGTACACCCGTTACGGTACGCTGGTATTGGCAGTGTTCCAGTCGATCGGTATTGCTACCGGTTTGCCGAACATGCCTGGTATGCAGGGCCTGGTGTTAAATCCAGGCTTTGCATTCTACTTTACTGCAGTTGTGAGCTTAGTGACCGGGACAATGTTCCTGATGTGGCTGGGTGAGCAAATTACTGAACGAGGTATCGGTAACGGTATTTCAATCATCATTTTTGCAGGTATCGTAGCGGGTCTTCCGCCAGCAATTGCACATACTATCGAACAAGCTCGGCAAGGCGACCTGCACTTCCTCCTGTTGCTGTTGGTTGCAGTTTTAGTGTTTGCAGTGACTTTCTTTGTGGTGTTTGTTGAACGTGGTCAACGTCGTATCGTCGTTAACTATGCTAAACGCCAACAAGGTCGTCGTGTCTATGCAGCACAGAGCACGCACTTACCGTTGAAAGTGAATATGGCCGGGGTTATCCCAGCAATCTTCGCTTCCAGCATTATTCTGTTCCCTGCCACGATTGCATCATGGTTTGGGGGCGGGACTGGTTGGAACTGGCTGACTACGATTTCGCTGTATTTGCAGCCTGGGCAACCGCTTTATGTGTTACTCTATGCGACTGCAATCATCTTCTTCTGTTTCTTTTATACTGCGTTGGTGTTCAACCCGCGTGAGACAGCAGATAACCTGAAGAAGTCCGGTGCATTTGTACCAGGAATTCGTCCGGGAGAGCAAACGGCGAAGTACATTGATAAAGTGATGACTCGTTTAACCTTAATTGGTGCGATGTATATTACTTTCATCTGCCTTATCCCGGAGTTCATGCGTGACGCGATGAAAGTTCCATTCTACTTTGGTGGTACTTCTCTACTGATCGTAGTCGTCGTTATCATGGACTTTATGGCTCAAGTGCAAACTCTGATGATGTCAAGTCAGTACGAGTCTGCATTGAAGAAAGCAAACCTGAAAGGCTATAACCGCTAATCTGGTGAGTTTGCGAAGTTACGGAGAGTAAAAATGAAAGTTCGTGCTTCCGTCAAGAAATTATGTCGTAACTGCAAAATTGTTAAGCGTAACGGTGTCGTTCGCGTAATCTGCAGTGCAGAACCGAAGCATAAACAGCGTCAAGGCTGATTATCTCGCATATTTTTCTTGCAAAGTTGGGTTGAGCTGGCTAGATTAGCCAGCCAATCTTTTGTATGTAAGCAGCAATACTATTTGAGTATCCTGAAAACGGGCTTTTCAGAATGGTGTTGCCGTATATAAATAGTAGGAGTGCATAGTGGCCCGTATAGCAGGCATTAACATTCCTGATCAGAAACATACCGTGATCGCATTAACTTCGATCTACGGCATCGGCAAAACCCGCTCACAGTCTATCTGTGCTGCATCAGGTATTGCTGAAAATGTTAAGATCAGTGAGCTGTCTGAAGAGCAAATCGAAAAACTGCGTGACGAAGTTGCCAAGTTCATTGTTGAAGGTGATCTGCGTCGTGAAGTCACCCTGAGCATCAAGCGTCTTATGGACCTTGGAACTTATCGTGGTTTGCGTCATCGTCGTGGTCTTCCAGTGCGCGGTCAGCGTACCAAGACTAACGCACGTACCCGTAAGGGTCCGCGTAAACCGATCAAGAAATAATCGGGGTGATTGAATAAATGGCAAAGGCACCTGTTCGTACACGTAAACGTGTAAGAAAACAAGTCTCTGACGGCGTGGCTCATATCCATGCTTCTTTCAACAACACCATTGTTACCATTACCGATCGTCAGGGTAATGCTTTGGGTTGGGCAACAGCTGGTGGTTCCGGTTTCCGTGGTTCTCGTAAATCCACTCCGTTCGCAGCTCAGGTTGCAGCAGAGCGCTGCGCTGACGCAGTGAAAGAATACGGTATCAAGAATCTGGAAGTTATGGTTAAAGGACCTGGTCCTGGTCGTGAGTCTACTATCCGCGCATTAAACGCGGCTGGTTTCCGCATCACTAATATTACTGATGTGACTCCTATCCCTCATAACGGTTGTCGTCCGCCGAAAAAGCGTCGCGTATAACGCTGCTTTTAGGTTTGTTGGAGAGAGAAAATGGCAAGATATTTGGGTCCTAAGCTCAAGCTTAGCCGTCGTGAGGGCACAGATTTATTCCTTAAATCTGGCGTTCGCGCGATCGATACCAAGTGTAAAATTGAACAAGCTCCTGGTCAGCATGGTGCGCGTAAACCGCGTCTGTCTGACTATGGTGTGCAGTTACGTGAAAAGCAAAAAGTTCGCCGTATCTACGGTGTTCTGGAGCGTCAGTTCCGTAACTATTACAAAGAAGCAGCACGCCTGAAAGGCAACACTGGTGAAAACCTGTTGCAACTGCTTGAAGGTCGTTTGGACAACGTAGTTTATCGTATGGGCTTCGGCGCTACTCGTGCGGAATCCCGCCAGTTAGTTAGCCACAAAGCTATCATGGTAAACGGTCGCGTTGTTAACATCGCTTCTTATCAGGTATCTCCGAATGACGTTGTCAGCATCCGTGAGAAAGCTAAAAAGCAATCTCGCGTGAAGGCCGCTTTGGAGTTGGCTGAACAGCGTGAAAAGCCGACTTGGCTTGAAGTTGATGCTGCCAAGATGGAAGGTGTGTTCAAGCGTATGCCTGAACGTACTGATCTGTCTTCCGACATTAACGAACACCTGATCGTCGAGCTTTACTCCAAGTAAAGCTTAGTACCAAAGAGAGGACACAATGCAGGGTTCTGTGACAGAGTTTCTAAAACCGCGCCTGGTAGATATCGAGCAAGTCAGTTCGACGCACGCCAAGGTGACCCTTGAGCCTTTAGAACGTGGCTTTGGCCATACTTTAGGCAACGCACTGCGCCGTATTCTGCTTTCATCCATGCCGGGTTGCGCGGTGACCGAGGTTGAGATTGATGGTGTACTGCATGAGTACAGCACCAAAGAAGGCGTACAGGAAGATATCCTGGAGATCCTGCTCAACCTGAAAGGGCTGGCGGTGAGAGTTCAAGGGAAAGATGAAGTTATTCTTACCCTGAATAAGTCTGGCATTGGCCCTGTGACTGCAGCCGACATTACCCATGATGGTGATGTCGAAATCGTCAAGCCGCAACATGTCATCTGCCACCTGACCGATGAAAACGCTGCAATTAGCATGCGTATCAAAGTTCAGCGCGGTCGTGGTTATGTGCCGGCGTCTGCCCGAATTCATTCGGAAGAAGATGAGCGCCCAATTGGTCGTCTGTTAGTAGACGCATGCTACAGCCCTGTAGAGCGAATTGCCTACAATGTTGAAGCAGCGCGTGTAGAACAACGTACTGATTTGGACAAGCTGGTTATCGAAATGGAAACCAACGGTACGATCGATCCTGAAGAGGCGATCCGTCGTGCGGCAACCATTCTTGCTGAACAACTTGAAGCTTTCGTTGATTTACGTGATGTACGTCAACCGGAAGTCAAAGAAGAGAAGCCGGAATTCGATCCAATCCTGCTGCGCCCTGTTGACGATCTGGAATTGACTGTCCGCTCTGCTAACTGCCTTAAGGCAGAAGCAATCCACTACATCGGTGATCTGGTACAGCGTACCGAGGTTGAGTTACTTAAAACACCTAACCTGGGTAAAAAATCTCTTACTGAGATCAAAGACGTACTTGCGTCCCGTGGTTTGTCTCTGGGCATGCGCCTGGAAAACTGGCCACCAGCAAGTATTGCTGACGAGTAACCGGATCACAGGTTAAGGTTTTACTGAGAAGGATAAGGTCATGCGCCATCGTAAGAGTGGTCGTCAACTGAACCGTAACAGCAGCCACCGACAGGCTATGTTCCGTAACATGGCCGGCTCTTTGGTTCGTCATGAGATCATCAAGACGACCCTGCCGAAAGCGAAAGAGCTGCGTCGCGTTGTTGAGCCGCTGATTACTCTTGCCAAGACCGACAACGTTGCAAATCGTCGTCTGGCATTCGCCCGTACTCGTGATAACGAGATCGTGGCAAAACTGTTTAATGAACTGGGCCCGCGTTTCGCGAGCCGTGCTGGTGGTTACACTCGTATTCTTAAGTGTGGCTTCCGTGCAGGCGACAATGCGCCGATGGCATACATCGAGCTCGTTGATCGTGCAGAGTCAAAAGCAGAAGTAGCAACTGCTGAATAATCTGTAGATGCATGAAAAAACCGGGCTTTTGCCCGGTTTTTTTACATCTGAAATGCACTGTTCTAATCCCTCTTTCTTCTCCAGCTTTAACTATTCTAAATTCCACTATCTTTTACAACACGCGGCTTCCAGCTATGATCTAGAATGGCTTGTCCAATGCGACAAAGGCGAAATCATGTTTCTAATTGATCAATGGGTTGAAAAGCACATCAATGATGCCCAGGAAAAGGGTGAGTTTGAGAACCTTCGGGGAAGTGGACGCCCCCTTATCCTGGATGATGACAGCGCAGTTCCAGATGAGCTCAGAACTTCCTATCGTATCTTGAAAAATGCAGGCTATTTGCCACCTGAGTTGCAGGATCGAAAAGAGGCGATCGAGCTGGATCACTTACTGAACACTTTAGACAGCGATGATCCGAAGTTTCTTCCCGCAGAAAAGCGTCTGAAGGTTTTACAGATGCGCTTACAGCAGGCAGGGATGAACACTGGCTTCCTTCATGGGCATTATGAAAATGCATTGAAGGATAAATTCAGAGGAAAATAGGCATGTATAAAATTGGTGAACTTGCCAGACTGGCAAATGTGTCCACAGATACTGTTCGTTACTATGAAAAACAGGGCATGATGAGTACAGGGGCTCGTAATCTGTCGGGCTATCGCCAGTATGACGAAAGCGATGTGCAGCGTTTACGCTTCATTCGCTATGCCAAATCGACAGGTTTTACACTCGATGCTATCAAGGAGCTACTTTCTATTCGGATTGATCCTTTGCATCATACTTGTCAGGAGTCAAAGTCTATCGTGGATGAACGACTCGCAGAGGTTGAGCATAAATTACAGGAGCTTAATCAGATGCGTGAATCACTACAAAGACTAAGTGCTGCCTGCTGTGGTTCTGCGCATACTAGTGTCAGTTGCTCTATATTAGAAGCATTGGAAGATGGCGCGGGCAAGGTAACATGAGCAGGATTAGCCTTCAGGGGGTTTACAAACCGCTTTCACAGTAATAATTATAGCAGTATGATATGCGCGAATTTTGT encodes the following:
- the rpmD gene encoding 50S ribosomal protein L30, with protein sequence MAKTIKVTQTRSSIGRLPKHKATLLGLGLRRIGHTVEREDTPAVRGMINLVSYMVKVEE
- the rplO gene encoding 50S ribosomal protein L15, coding for MRLNTLSPADGAKQAPRRVGRGIGSGLGKTGGRGHKGQNSRSGGGVRRGFEGGQMPLYRRLPKFGFTSRKAMITAEVRLSELALVEGDVIDLNALKAANVVGIQIEFAKVILSGEVGRAVTLRGLRVTKGARVAIEAAGGKIEE
- the secY gene encoding preprotein translocase subunit SecY, encoding MAKQPGLDFQSAKGGLGELKRRLLFVIGALIVFRIGSFIPIPGIDAAVLAKLLEQQRGTIIEMFNMFSGGALSRASIFALGIMPYISASIIIQLLTVVHPALAEIKKEGEAGRRKISQYTRYGTLVLAVFQSIGIATGLPNMPGMQGLVLNPGFAFYFTAVVSLVTGTMFLMWLGEQITERGIGNGISIIIFAGIVAGLPPAIAHTIEQARQGDLHFLLLLLVAVLVFAVTFFVVFVERGQRRIVVNYAKRQQGRRVYAAQSTHLPLKVNMAGVIPAIFASSIILFPATIASWFGGGTGWNWLTTISLYLQPGQPLYVLLYATAIIFFCFFYTALVFNPRETADNLKKSGAFVPGIRPGEQTAKYIDKVMTRLTLIGAMYITFICLIPEFMRDAMKVPFYFGGTSLLIVVVVIMDFMAQVQTLMMSSQYESALKKANLKGYNR
- the rpmJ gene encoding 50S ribosomal protein L36 encodes the protein MKVRASVKKLCRNCKIVKRNGVVRVICSAEPKHKQRQG
- the rpsM gene encoding 30S ribosomal protein S13; this encodes MARIAGINIPDQKHTVIALTSIYGIGKTRSQSICAASGIAENVKISELSEEQIEKLRDEVAKFIVEGDLRREVTLSIKRLMDLGTYRGLRHRRGLPVRGQRTKTNARTRKGPRKPIKK
- the rpsK gene encoding 30S ribosomal protein S11, with protein sequence MAKAPVRTRKRVRKQVSDGVAHIHASFNNTIVTITDRQGNALGWATAGGSGFRGSRKSTPFAAQVAAERCADAVKEYGIKNLEVMVKGPGPGRESTIRALNAAGFRITNITDVTPIPHNGCRPPKKRRV
- the rpsD gene encoding 30S ribosomal protein S4 produces the protein MARYLGPKLKLSRREGTDLFLKSGVRAIDTKCKIEQAPGQHGARKPRLSDYGVQLREKQKVRRIYGVLERQFRNYYKEAARLKGNTGENLLQLLEGRLDNVVYRMGFGATRAESRQLVSHKAIMVNGRVVNIASYQVSPNDVVSIREKAKKQSRVKAALELAEQREKPTWLEVDAAKMEGVFKRMPERTDLSSDINEHLIVELYSK
- a CDS encoding DNA-directed RNA polymerase subunit alpha produces the protein MQGSVTEFLKPRLVDIEQVSSTHAKVTLEPLERGFGHTLGNALRRILLSSMPGCAVTEVEIDGVLHEYSTKEGVQEDILEILLNLKGLAVRVQGKDEVILTLNKSGIGPVTAADITHDGDVEIVKPQHVICHLTDENAAISMRIKVQRGRGYVPASARIHSEEDERPIGRLLVDACYSPVERIAYNVEAARVEQRTDLDKLVIEMETNGTIDPEEAIRRAATILAEQLEAFVDLRDVRQPEVKEEKPEFDPILLRPVDDLELTVRSANCLKAEAIHYIGDLVQRTEVELLKTPNLGKKSLTEIKDVLASRGLSLGMRLENWPPASIADE
- the rplQ gene encoding 50S ribosomal protein L17, yielding MRHRKSGRQLNRNSSHRQAMFRNMAGSLVRHEIIKTTLPKAKELRRVVEPLITLAKTDNVANRRLAFARTRDNEIVAKLFNELGPRFASRAGGYTRILKCGFRAGDNAPMAYIELVDRAESKAEVATAE
- a CDS encoding DUF1992 domain-containing protein: MFLIDQWVEKHINDAQEKGEFENLRGSGRPLILDDDSAVPDELRTSYRILKNAGYLPPELQDRKEAIELDHLLNTLDSDDPKFLPAEKRLKVLQMRLQQAGMNTGFLHGHYENALKDKFRGK
- the zntR gene encoding Zn(2+)-responsive transcriptional regulator encodes the protein MYKIGELARLANVSTDTVRYYEKQGMMSTGARNLSGYRQYDESDVQRLRFIRYAKSTGFTLDAIKELLSIRIDPLHHTCQESKSIVDERLAEVEHKLQELNQMRESLQRLSAACCGSAHTSVSCSILEALEDGAGKVT